From Pyrenophora tritici-repentis strain M4 chromosome 1, whole genome shotgun sequence, the proteins below share one genomic window:
- a CDS encoding exocyst complex component 6 codes for MPSAIDQEDDLWIAIKQISQSSVGSDYIDQLIPIMKDARYSNQLQITFDRYANDRESEIERICNANHQDFVSSVDSLLRIRDQTVQMSGEILQLNESIQESIEKLAEQKKALVDSRGVRQNINEATQALTACLNVLRIANQVQDMLREKNYYAALRALDELQTIHLKEISRFKIANLIEKSIPQTQEQIREAVKNDLSTWLYRIRESAQFLGEVSFYYTDVRRTRNQERAETDPRFQKFKLNSAIELVADETDEFDVLNNEEAGNETDFSPLFEAMHINETLGKSDQFRAEYASDRRTQKDLIIPNKLDLLDEECSDLSSLLESIAGYAIIEKATMSKTLNLRSQADVDELWDSMCQSAINLITSQLHTVDNDELLLKIKGRIALFMLTMEKWGYSVSAMNDLLLTLFSKYSALLKHRFSEDFLEIVHTDDYMPMPINSAEEYDKVVSVSWYNPPNNNEQITFPCVLPFSQMYPLCCIDIRNFLNQIYLFSDDYFQKSSVIDETLRTSLDELLCEKVCGSLVERLSSQYPGQIVQILTNLEHFENACIELQDLLFQARSSPSATGPIVLAATDRFAKAKNTASNRVFELVNSKIDDLIETAEYDWMAAKPENEPSTYMLELTRYLSNIMSSVLLALPMDIKEFIYFDALSHASTAILDLPLASHIKRISPAAVATLAADTAFLSQFVSSLNNPILMENLDELTQTVALMGTDNSEEFFDIAQRNKKYSKVDQMKGAILLEKVQEGAQVVAQSPKVEGKDRFGTLGSRFGIR; via the exons ATGCCCTCCGCCATAGACCAAGAGGATGACTTATGGATAGCTATCAAACAA ATATCCCAGTCTTCCGTGGGGTCGGACTATATCGACCAGTTGATTCCCATAATGAAGGATGCCCGTTACTCGAACCAACTGCAAATCACATTTGACCGATATGCCAATGATCGCGAAAGTGAGATTGAGCGGATATGTAATGCAAATCACCAGGATTTTGTCAGCTCGGTGGATTCGCTTCTTAGAATTCGTGACCAGACCGTCCAGATGAGTGGGGAGATTTTGCAGCTGAATGAATCGATACAAGAGAgtattgagaagctggccGAGCAGAAAAAAGCACTGGTGGACTCGCGGGGTGTGAGACAGAACATTAATGAAGCGACTCAGGCGTTGACCGCCTGTCTGAATGTGTTGCGAATCGCCAACCAGGTCCAGGATATGCTGAGGGAAAAGAACTACTACGCCGCTTTACGAGCACTTGATGAGCTTCAGACGATTCATTTGAAGGAGATTAGCCGGTTCAAGATTGCAAACTTGATTGAAAAGTCGATCCCGCAAACCCAGGAACAGATTAGAGAAGCAGTCAAGAACGACTTGAGCACGTGGCTCTACCGAATTCGCGAGTCTGCGCAATTCCTGGGCGAAGTTTCTTTCTACTATACTGACGTACGGAGAACGCGCAACCAAGAGCGGGCCGAGACAGATCCGCGATTTCAAAAATTCAAGTTGAATTCAGCGATTGAGCTTGTCGCTGATGAGACGGATGAATTTGATGTCCTCAACAACGAGGAGGCCGGAAACGAGACCGACTTCTCGCCGTTGTTCGAGGCCATGCATATCAACGAAACTCTTGGCAAGAGCGACCAATTTCGAGCAGAGTATGCATCGGATCGACGGACACAGAAGGACCTAATCATACCGAACAAGCTTGATCTGCTAGATGAGGAGTGTAGCGATTTGAGCAGCTTGCTTGAGAGTATCGCGGGTTACGCAATCATTGAGAAAGCCACCATGTCGAAAACGCTGAATCTTCGATCGCAGGCTGAT GTCGATGAACTATGGGATTCCATGTGTCAAAGCGCGATAAATCTCATTACCAGTCAACTACATACAGTAGACAACGATGAATTGCTACTTAAGATCAAGGGCCGCATTGCACTCTTCATGTTGACCATGGAG AAATGGGGCTACTCCGTCTCGGCAATGAACGACCTCCTCCTAACGCTCTTCTCCAAGTATTCTGCTCTCCTCAAACACCGTTTCAGCGAAGACTTTCTGGAAATTGTCCACACCGACGACTACATGCCCATGCCTATCAACTCGGCCGAAGAATACGACAAGGTCGTCTCTGTATCGTGGTACAACCCGCCGAACAACAACGAGCAAATCACATTCCCCTGTGTGTTGCCATTCAGTCAAATGTATCCTCTCTGCTGCATCGACATTCGAAATTTCCTAAACCAAATCTACCTCTTCAGCGACGACTACTTCCAAAAGAGCAGCGTAATCGACGAAACCCTGCGAACAAGTCTCGACGAACTCCTCTGCGAAAAAGTCTGTGGCAGTCTTGTCGAGCGCCTAAGCAGCCAATACCCCGGCCAAATCGTACAAATTCTAACCAACCTCGAACATTTCGAAAACGCATGCATCGAACTGCAAGACCTACTCTTCCAAGCACGCTCCTCCCCATCCGCAACCGGCCCCATTGTTCTTGCCGCAACCGACCGTTTCGCAAAAGCGAAGAACACAGCCTCCAACCGCGTCTTCGAGCTCGTAAACAGCAAAATCGACGACCTCATCGAAACTGCAGAGTACGACTGGATGGCGGCGAAACCGGAGAATGAACCTTCAACTTACATGCTCGAACTGACGAGATACCTCTCAAACATCATGTCTTCTGTTCTTCTCGCCCTGCCTATGGATATCAAAGAATTCATCTACTTCGATGCGCTGAGTCATGCTTCCACTGCTATCCTCGACTTGCCGCTTGCCTCGCACATCAAGCGCATATCGCCCGCCGCTGTGGCTACTTTGGCGGCCGACACGGCATTCCTGTCGCAGTTCGTGTCGAGTCTGAATAACCCGATTCTGATGGAGAACTTGGATGAGTTGACGCAGACGGTGGCGCTCATGGGCACAGACAATAGCGAGGAGTTTTTCGATATCGCGCAAAGGAACAAGAAGTATAGCAAGGTTGATCAGATGAAGGGCGCGATTTTGCTGGAGAAGGTGCAAGAAGGTGCGCAGGTTGTGGCGCAGAGCCCGAAGGTGGAGGGAAAGGACAGGTTTGGTACGTTGGGGTCGAGGTTTGGTATTAGATAG
- a CDS encoding LYS9, Saccharopine dehydrogenase: MEAITNKLQNVMSNVSGAATGAYSGKSALLLGAGFVTRPTVDVLAKSGVKVTVACRTLEKAQSLAKGIPNTNAISLDVNDADALDAEVAKVDVVISLIPYTYHATVIKSAIRKKKNVVTTSYVSPAMMELDAEAKEAGITVMNEIGVDPGVDHLSAVLTIDEVHKAGGKILSFKSYCGGLPAPENSDNPLGYKFSWSSRGVLLALRNQAKYYQDGQIKEVEGPELMAEAKPYFIYPGYAFVAYPNRDSTPYKERYNIPEAQTIIRGTLRYGGFPEYIKCLVDIGFLSEEPKDFLKEGEKRTWRDATAKIIGASSDKDEDLIWAISSRTKFASTEEKDRIITGLRWIGLLSDEEITPRGNPLDTLCATLEKKMQYEEGERDFVMLQHRFEIENKDGSKSVRTCTLAEYGDPKGYSAMAKLVGVPCAVAVQQVLDGTLSEKGIIAPMSPEICAPLMKTLEDKYGVVFKEKTVPL, translated from the exons ATGGAAGCCATCACAA ACAAACTACAGAACGTCATGAGCAACGTCAGCGGGGCGGCCACTGGAGCGTACAGCGGAAA GTCGGCTCTTCTGCTCGGTGCTGGATTTGT CACTCGCCCAACCGTAGACGTCCTCGCAAAGTCAGGCGTCAAGGTCACAGTAGCGTGCCGTACTCTCGAGAAGGCACAGAGCCTGGCCAAGGGCATCCCAAACACCAACGCCATTAGC CTCGATGTCAACGATGCCGACGCCCTCGATGCCGAAGTCGCCAAAGTCGACGTAGTTATCTCCCTCATTCCCTACACCTACCACGCCACCGTCATCAAATCTGCGATccgcaagaagaagaatgTCGTCACAACATCTTACGTCTCGCCCGCGATGATGGAGCTCGATGCTGAGGCAAAGGAGGCCGGAATCACCGTTATGAACGAGATTGGTGTAGACCCAGGTGTCGACCATCTCTCGGCCGTCCTCACTATCGACGAAGTCCATAAAGCCGGTGGCAAGATCCTGTCCTTCAAGTCATACTGCGGTGGCCTACCCGCGCCCGAGAACTCAGACAACCCGCTCGGCTACAAGTTCAGCTGGAGTTCCCGTGGAGTTTTGCTTGCGCTAAGGAACCAGGCCAAGTACTACCAAGATGGTCAGATCAAAGAAGTCGAGGGCCCGGAACTGATGGCTGAAGCTAAGCCATACTTCATCTATCCTGGTTACGCTTTCGTCGCGTACCCGAACCGTGACTCAACTCCGTACAAGGAGCGCTACAACATCCCTGAGGCACAGACCATTATCCGTGGTACTCTGCGGTACGGAGGTTTCCCAGAGTACATCAAGTGCCTTGTCGATATTGGTTTCTTGTCTGAAGAACCCAAGGACTTCCTCAAGGAGGGCGAGAAGCGCACATGGCGCGACGCTACGGCCAAGATCATCGGCGCATCAAGCGACAAGGATGAGGATCTCATCTGGGCCATCTCCTCCCGGACAAAGTTCGCCAGCACTGAAGAGAAGGACCGCATTATCACAGGCCTCCGCTGGATCGGTCTCCTCTCTGACGAGGAAATCACTCCTCGTGGCAACCCTCTTGACACGCTCTGCGCTACTCTCGAGAAGAAAATGCAGTACGAGGAGGGCGAGCGTGATTTCGTCATGCTACAGCACAGGTTCGAAATCGAGAACAAGGACGGCAGCAAGTCAGTTCGCACATGCACACTGGCTGAATACGGCGACCCAAAGGGTTACTCAGCCATGGCCAAGTTGGTCGGTGTACCCTGCGCGGTTGCCGTACAGCAGGTGCTTGACGGAACTCTGAGCGAGAAGGGTATCATAGCACCTATGAGCCCAGAGATCTGCGCGCCATTGATGAAGACGCTCGAGGACAAGTATGGCGTTGTTTTCAAGGAGAAGACTGTCCCCTTGTAA
- a CDS encoding DUF410 domain protein, with amino-acid sequence MSSKIEKTLQRQREKIAEGQYYEAHQQLRVIASRYTKASDWTNATSLLYSGALSLLQAGQGGSGGDLCIFLIDVYNKGEVKVDAESKGRLLGLLRAFPKEEPTKKKFVGEMIAWSSRFGEFPAGDPEIHHVAGGLYAEDLEPYEAERHLLLGTQDSASTLASLHYDWYTSDAPHTAPLYCARGVLPYLLTGNLRAANKFFLLFTSSLEKAPNPPTQPVSTKSSDLRVYPSLPLLNFLGLLLLSVERGDPSLWRQLKSHYGGDLKDVNWNEALDQIGEMYFGIKIPRQGNPMFDMLGSMFGGGMGGNAPAKKAVGGRAPPSAGLD; translated from the exons ATGTCCTCCAAGATTGAAAAGACGCTCCAGCGGCAACGCGAAAA AATCGCCGAAGGCCAGTACTACGAAGCCCACCAACAACTCCGCGTAATCGCCTCACGCTACACCAAAGCCTCGGACTGGACCAACGCAACCTCACTCCTCTACTCTGGTGCGCTTTCACTACTCCAAGCGGGCCAAGGCGGCTCCGGTGGTGATCTATGCATATTCCTCATCGACGTATACAACAAAGGGGAGGTCAAGGTGGACGCAGAGAGCAAAGGACGGTTACTCGGCCTCTTACGGGCGTTTCCCAAGGAGGAACcaacgaagaagaagtttgTGGGCGAGATGATTGCATGGAGTAGCCGGTTCGGCGAGTTCCCGGCTGGAGACCCGGAGATCCATCACGTCGCAGGAGGGCTATACGCTGAAG ATCTGGAACCCTACGAAGCAGAACGCCACCTACTCCTCGGCACCCAAGACAGCGCGTCAACCCTCGCTTCCCTCCACTACGATTGGTACACATCCGACGCCCCGCACACAGCACCTCTATACTGCGCCCGCGGCGTCCTGCCATACCTGCTTACGGGCAACCTCCGTGCAGCCAACAAgttcttcctcctcttcacCTCGTCGTTAGAGAAAGCGCCGAACCCACCCACGCAACCCGTTTCCACAAAATCCTCTGATCTCCGCGTATACCCCTCGTTGCCGCTGTTAAATTTCTTGGGCTTATTGTTGTTGAGCGTGGAGAGGGGTGATCCTAGTTTGTGGCGCCAGTTGAAGAGCCATTATGGGGGTGATCTCAAGGATGTGAATTGGAATGAGGCGCTGGATCAGATTGGGGAGATGTACTTTGGGATTAAGATACCGCGACAGGGTAATCCCATGTTCGATATGCTGGGCAGCATGTTTGGAGGAGGTATGGGGGGAAATGCTCCGGCGAAGAAAGCCGTTGGTGGAAGAGCTCCGCCGTCGGCAGGGCTGGACTGA
- a CDS encoding MgtA, Cation transport ATPase, whose protein sequence is MADNESPERRRPRRMSAMYRRGSHISEASFMEDVEMAQEEVFELAPMAPSRPSYNPRGRTTSGQQLTPKIQVFSGPMSESIPTSVSGFRHRRPRADSSASLTSFAYYDEEQDSDEELEDEDSAILEDEGSVYNGYTVSEIEDLEAGVSSQSSPSPSPSRRPSNGSGKSSHSRKSSSGRKSSERPLLRRHSSTGSTGSGIDWRGRRSNQKIYIMTEDLTIVIAGFKTSPFGFALYALLCIATFGLGWLFFRWLPRWRVAIIGKSTPLKECDWIVTENQWGEFAVQDVSIQIYGRSLSTVFGDPEKGRPREWDEDDDPLIGELRCLDYRYIRFVYHPIKDKFVLANTWKDPTWTEVSALREGLDNDERDYRELVFGKNLIDIAEKTIGQLLVDEVFHPFYVFQIASLILWSLDEYYYYACAIFIISAVSIVTTLIETKTSMKRLREVSKFECDVRVLRSGFWTHVDSAELVPGDVYEVTDPALTQFPCDSLLLSGDCIVNESMLTGESIPVSKLPVTNQSLDMLDLSASAVHPEVARHMLFSGTKIIRARRPHEDHVDDEAAALAMVVRTGFNTTKGALVRSMLFPKPSGFKFYRDSFRYISVMAFIAMIGFVASFINFVHLGLAWHLIVVRALDLITIVVPPALPATLTIGTSFALSRLKQKQIFCISPQRVNVGGKLDVVCFDKTGTLTEEGLDVLGVRVVERPRNRFSELLPDAYDILPASQHDRDPTVEYLAHKTILYTMATCHSLRKIDDELVGDPLDVKMFDFTGWSYEEGDQKSGSSDDDPEQKLSPSVARPPPGREYDVDDVDDDTNRKQVELGVLKSYEFVSQLRRASVIVRQFGSKSGQVYVKGAPEVMKEICRPGSFPTDYEELLAFYTHRGYRVIACATKTIPKLNWLKTQRMKREEAESDLDFVGFIIFENKLKDSTAPVIEELERANIRKVMCTGDNILTAISVARECSLINKTAHCFVPHFEEGDSRTALSKLCWESVDDPVFKLDDNTLKPLPPPPEADVSLPYDISNLRNYSLAVSGDVFRWIVDFASENVLREMLVCGQVFARMSPDEKHELVEKLQSIDYCVGFCGDGANDCGALKAADVGISLSEAEASVAAPFTSRQFDISCVPQVIKEGRAALVTSFSCFKYMSLYSAIQFCSVSFLYASASNLGDFQFLFIDLLLILPIAIFMGWSGAYPILSRKRPTANLVSRKVLTPLLGQMVLCILVQYIAFHFVKLQDWYQPPVIDRDHSNSLNSQNTALFLTSCFQYILSAVVLSVGKPYREPMSRNLPFVTTIFVTLAITLYMLFDPAQWVMKAMELTWMDVPFKVFIMALGLGNFAAAYVCERILFPGLSKWIGVAKVKFGGKRGQKKRKEYKIILEGMMM, encoded by the exons ATGGCAGACAACGAAAGCCCCGAGAGGCGGCGACCCCGCAGGATGAGCGCCATGTACCGCCGTGGCTCCCACATCAGCGA GGCAAGCTTCATGGAAGACGTCGAGATGGCGCAAGAAGAGGTATTCGAACTCGCGCCCATGGCTCCATCCCGCCCTTCCTACAACCCTCGGGGCAGGACAACATCTGGCCAGCAGCTGACGCCCAAAATCCAGGTCTTCTCCGGTCCCATGAGTGAGAGCATCCCCACGAGTGTATCCGGCTTCCGACACCGACGGCCAAGAGCAGACTCAAGCGCGAGTTTGACTAGTTTCGCCTACTACGATGAAGAGCAGGATTCAGATGAGGAGTTGGAAGACGAGGATAGCGCCATCCTAGAAGATGAGGGGAGTGTATACAACGGATACACCGTGTCGGAGATTGAGGATCTCGAGGCTGGCGTCTCGTCGCAGTCATCGCCTTCACCGTCGCCATCGCGCCGGCCGTCGAATGGTAGCGGCAAATCATCTCACAGCAGGAAATCGTCTAGTGGCAGGAAGTCTTCTGAGAGACCTTTGCTGCGCAGACACTCTTCGACAGGCAGCACAGGCTCGGGCATCGACTGGAGGGGGCGCAGGTCCAACCAGAAGATTTACATCATGACCGAGGATCTCACCATTGTTATTGCTGGTTTCAAGACGTCGCCGTTTGGGTTTGCGCTGTATGCGCTACTGTGCATTGCGACCTTTGGACTCGGCTGGCTCTTTTTCAGATGGCTGCCCCGTTGGAGAGTTGCGATAATCGGGAAATCCACGCCGCTGAAAGAGTGCGACTGGATAGTGACAGAGAACCAGTGGGGTGAATTTGCGGTACAGGACGTCAGCATCCAAATCTACGGCCGGTCGCTGTCAACCGTATTCGGTGACCCAGAAAAGGGACGACCGAGAGAGTGggacgaagacgacgaccCGCTAATCGGGGAATTGCGATGCCTGGACTACCGCTACATTCGCTTCGTCTACCACCCTATCAAAGACAAGTTTGTGCTGGCGAATACCTGGAAGGATCCCACCTGGACCGAAGTCTCCGCCCTGCGCGAGGGTCTCGACAACGACGAGCGCGATTACCGCGAACTAGTCTTCGGAAAGAACTTGATTGACATCGCGGAGAAGACCATTGGCCAGCTGCTCGTCGATGAGGTCTTCCATCCCTTCTACGTCTTTCAAATCGCAAGTCTGATCCTTTGGTCCTTGGACGAGTACTACTACTACGCTTGCgccatcttcatcatctcGGCTGTTAGCATTGTCACGACGTTGATCGAGACAAAGACATCGATGAAGAGACTCCGCGAAGTGTCCAAGTTCGAATGCGACGTCCGAGTATTGCGCAGTGGATTTTGGACGCATGTCGATTCTGCCGAACTCGTGCCAGGAGATGTCTACGAGGTCACCGATCCTGCGCTTACGCAGTTCCCCTGCGACAGTCTGCTGCTCTCTGGAGACTGCATTGTCAACGAGAGTATGCTGACGGGCGAGTCTATCCCGGTTTCCAAGCTTCCCGTTACAAACCAGTCGCTGGACATGCTCGACCTCAGTGCCTCGGCTGTTCATCCAGAAGTCGCACGACACATGCTGTTCAGCGGAACCAAGATCATCCGCGCTCGTAGACCGCACGAAGATCATGTTGACGATGAAGCCGCCGCACTAGCTATGGTTGTCCGTACTGGCTTCAACACGACCAAGGGCGCGTTGGTCCGATCGATGCTCTTCCCTAAGCCTTCAGGCTTCAAGTTCTACCGTGACTCGTTCCGATACATCTCCGTCATGGCCTTTATTGCCATGATTGGCTTTGTTGCGTCGTTCATCAACTTCGTGCACCTTGGTCTGGCATGGCACTTGATCGTTGTGCGAGCTCTCGACCTGATCACCATTGTCGTTCCTCCTGCTCTTCCCGCCACACTCACCATCGGTACGAGCTTCGCTCTCTCACGTCTGAAGCAGAAGCAAATCTTTTGCATTAGCCCACAACGAGTCAACGTTGGCGGCAAGCTTGATGTCGTATGCTTTGACAAGACTGGTACGCTCACTGAGGAAGGTCTTGATGTATTGGGCGTTCGCGTAGTCGAGCGGCCCAGAAATAGGTTTAGTGAGCTTCTGCCAGATGCTTACGATATCCTCCCCGCATCCCAGCATGACCGCGATCCGACTGTGGAATACTTGGCACACAAGACTATTCTGTACACCATGGCTACCTGTCACTCGTTGCGCAAGATTGACGATGAGCTGGTGGGTGATCCACTAGATGTTAAAATGTTCGACTTCACTGGTTGGAGCTACGAAGAGGGCGATCAAAAGTCTGGCAGCTCCGACGACGATCCTGAGCAGAAGCTTTCGCCTTCGGTAGCCCGACCTCCACCAGGCCGAGAGTATGACGTGGATGATGTCGACGATGACACCAATAGGAAGCAAGTTGAGCTCGGTGTCCTGAAGAGCTACGAGTTCGTGTCTCAACTTCGGAGAGCCAGTGTCATCGTGCGGCAGTTTGGATCAAAAAGCGGACAGGTGTACGTCAAAGGTGCGCCTGAAGTCATGAAGGAGATATGCCGACCCGGAAGCTTCCCTACTGACTACGAAGAGCTGCTGGCATTCTACACGCATCGTGGCTACCGTGTCATTGCCTGCGCTACAAAGACGATCCCTAAGCTCAATTGGCTCAAGACTCAACGCATGAAGCGCGAGGAGGCTGAGAGCGACCTAGATTTTGTCGGCTTCATCATCTTTGAGAACAAGCTCAAAGACAGCACAGCGCCTGTCATCGAAGAGCTCGAACGCGCCAACATCCGCAAAGTCATGTGCACCGGTGACAACATCCTCACTGCCATCAGCGTGGCTCGCGAGTGCAGTCTCATCAACAAGACGGCGCACTGCTTTGTACCTCATTTCGAAGAGGGTGACTCCCGGACGGCCTTGTCGAAACTCTGCTGGGAAAGCGTAGACGATCCTGTCTTCAAGCTAGACGACAACACGCTCAAACCTCTCCCTCCACCACCAGAAGCCGATGTCTCTCTCCCCTATGACATCTCCAACCTCCGCAACTACAGCCTGGCAGTCAGTGGCGACGTGTTCCGCTGGATTGTTGATTTTGCCTCTGAAAACGTCTTACGCGAGATGCTTGTCTGTGGCCAAGTCTTCGCGCGCATGTCGCCCGACGAGAAGCACGAGCTCGTCGAAAAGCTTCAATCCATCGACTACTGCGTCGGTTTCTGTGGTGACGGTGCCAATGACTGCGGCGCTCTCAAAGCCGCCGATGTCGGTATCTCACTCTCCGAAGCCGAAGCCTCAGTCGCTGCACCCTTTACGTCCCGCCAATTCGATATCAGCTGCGTTCCGCAAGTGATCAAGGAAGGTCGCGCAGCCCTCGTCACGAGCTTCAGCTGTTTCAAATACATGTCTCTCTACAGCGCCATCCAATTCTGCTCCGTCTCCTTCCTCTACGCCTCCGCCAGCAACCTTGGCGACTTCCAATTCCTCTTCATCGACCTCCTGCTCATCCTACCCATTGCAATCTTCATGGGCTGGTCTGGCGCTTACCCCATCCTCAGCCGCAAACGCCCCACGGCCAATCTCGTCTCTCGCAAAGTACTTACCCCGCTGCTCGGCCAGATGGTGCTCTGTATCTTGGTTCAGTACATTGCGTTCCACTTTGTCAAATTGCAGGACTGGTACCAACCCCCTGTCATTGACCGCGACCACAGCAACAGCTTGAACTCGCAGAACACGGCGTTGTTTTTGACGAGTTGCTTCCAGTACATTCTCTCTGCTGTTGTACTTTCCGTTGGCAAACCTTACAGAGAACCCATGTCCCGCAACCTACCGTTTGTAACTACCATTTTCGTCACCCTGGCTATCACTCTGTACATGCTGTTTGACCCCGCGCAGTGGGTTATGAAGGCCATGGAACTTACATGGATGGACGTTCCGTTCAAAGTCTTCATCATGGCCTTGGGTCTGGGTAACTTTGCCGCGGCGTATGTTTGTGAGAGGATTCTTTTCCCCGGGCTGAGCAAGTGGATTGGCGTTGCCAAGGTGAAGTTTGGTGGGAAGAGGGGccagaagaagaggaaggagTATAAGATCATTCTCGAGGGGATGATGATGTGA
- a CDS encoding Aes, Esterase-lipase, with amino-acid sequence MAPTPLKSDLTVDASKFDRSTVDKQTLEFNEKLIKIWADGPRCQDPYLKYMADHFEVTVVSIGYRLAPEDPWPAGAEDCYDAAAWLVKNGPSVFGGELMFTGGESAGGHLACLVAFHLLETMPEFAFRGLLLHFGCYDMSSFLPHALHHETHLVIDYDVMKSYIDALLPNTTEAQRRHPSISPFWADLRGKKLPPALFTCGSEDPLLDDSVMMGSKWAMWGNESIVKIYHGAPHGFIGFPPGTIKAVQEVLDDTEAFVRAKVGV; translated from the exons ATGGCGCCAACACCGCTGAAATCCGATCTCACAGTCGACGCCTCCAAATTTGACCGCAGCACCGTTGACAAACAGACATTGGAATTTAATGAGAAGTTGATCAAGATTTGGGCTGATGGACCTAGGTG CCAGGACCCGTATCTAAAGTACATGGCGGACCATTTCGAAGTCACGGTTGTATCAATTGGGTATCGTCTTGCGCCTGAGGATCCCTGGCCTGCGGGTGCAGAAGACTGCTACGATGCTGCGGCGTGGCTGGTTAAGAATGGGCCGAGTGTTTTCGGTGGGGAGCTCATGTTCACCGGTGGCGAG TCTGCTGGTGGCCATCTCGCCTGTCTAGTGGCCTTCCACCTCCTGGAAACCATGCCCGAGTTTGCTTTCAGAGGTCTGTTGTTGCACTTTGGCTGCTACGACATGTCGAGTTTCCTGCCGCACGCTCTGCATCATGAGACTCATCTTGTCATCGACTATGATGTGATGAAATCCTATATCGACGCGCTGCTCCCCAATACCACGGAAGCCCAGCGTCGCCATCCGTCGATAAGTCCGTTTTGGGCTGATTTGCGGGGGAAGAAGTTGCCACCGGCACTGTTTACGTGCGGAAGTGAGGATCCGCTGTTGGACGATAGCGTCATGATGGGCAGTAAGTGGGCCATGTGGGGGAACGAGAGTATAGTCAAGATCTACCACGGTGCGCCTCATGGTTTTATTGGGTTTCCACCGGGCACCATCAAGGCGGTACAGGAGGTGTTGGATGATACAGAGGCGTTTGTTCGGGCGAAGGTGGGGGTGTAG